In the Quercus lobata isolate SW786 chromosome 5, ValleyOak3.0 Primary Assembly, whole genome shotgun sequence genome, one interval contains:
- the LOC115992482 gene encoding magnesium-chelatase subunit ChlI, chloroplastic, translating into MASVLGSSSTAILASRPLFSQTSKPSISSLTLSPGQSSGRKFYGGIGIHGKRGRSQFHVAVTNVATDINSVDQPQKLAAKESQRPVYPFPAIVGQDEMKLCLLLNVIDPKIGGVMIMGDRGTGKSTTVRSLVDLLPEIKVVAGDPFNSDPEDPESMGVEVRENIMKGENLSVVMTKINMVDLPLGATEDRVCGTIDIEKALTEGVKAFEPGLLAKANRGILYVDEVNLLDDHLVDVLLDSAASGWNTVEREGISISHPARFILIGSGNPEEGELRPQLLDRFGMHAQVGTVRDAELRVKIVEERARFDKNPKEFRDSYKAEQEKLQQQIGSARSSLSSVQIDRD; encoded by the exons ATGGCGTCGGTACTAGGATCTTCCTCAACTGCAATCTTGGCTTCCAGGCCCCTCTTTTCTCAGACCTCCAAGCCTTCCATTTCCTCTCTCACTTTATCTCCAG GGCAGAGTAGTGGGAGGAAGTTTTATGGAGGAATTGGGATTCATGGTAAGAGGGGGAGGTCTCAGTTCCATGTTGCAGTTACCAATGTTGCAACTGACATCAACTCTGTTGACCAG CCCCAGAAGCTTGCTGCAAAGGAAAGCCAGAGGCCGGTGTATCCGTTTCCTGCTATTGTTGGACAGGATGAAATGAAACTATGCCTTCTGCTAAATGTGATTGATCCCAAGATTGGAGGTGTCATGATCATGGGGGATAGGGGAACAGGGAAATCCACAACTGTTAGGTCCTTAGTTGATTTGCTTCCTGAAATCAAGGTAGTAGCTGGTGACCCATTTAATTCAGATCCAGAAGATCCAGAGTCCATGGGCGTGGAAGTCAGAGAAAACATTATGAAAGGAGAGAACCTATCTGTTGTCATGACCAAAATCAACATGGTTGATTTGCCATTGGGTGCTACAGAAGATAGGGTCTGTGGGACAATTGACATTGAGAAAGCCCTCACTGAGGGTGTCAAGGCATTTGAGCCTGGTCTTCTAGCTAAAGCTAATAGAGGAATTCTTTATGTAGATGAAGTAAATCTTTTGGATGATCACTTGGTGGACGTTTTATTGGATTCGGCTGCCTCAGGTTGGAATACAGTGGAAAGAGAGGGTATTTCAATTTCACATCCTGCTCGGTTTATTCTCATTGGCTCAGGTAATCCGGAAGAAGGGGAGCTAAGGCCACAGCTTCTTGATCGGTTTGGAATGCATGCACAAGTGGGGACTGTTAGGGATGCAGAGCTGAGAGTCAAGATTGTGGAGGAGAGAGCTCGTTTTGACAAAAATCCCAAGGAATTCAGGGATTCTTATAAGGCTGAGCAAGAAAAGCTCCAACAACAAATTGGCTCAGCTAGAAGTTCACTTTCTTCTGTTCAGATTGATCGTGAT
- the LOC115992481 gene encoding spermidine coumaroyl-CoA acyltransferase — MQVKISHTALVSPTTPPFHEDHTLPLSHLDTDPNLHVTFRYLRTYLNTATSAAAAVVNDPFQVISAALSAALVHYYPLAATLRQNHLFCSVKNLTVPLIHATVGDTTLESLNYLDDNPDTHFLERLVPDPDQEERLVNPCVLQVTVFKCGGFTLGAAIHHSLCDGLGATQFFNVMAELARGATRISVEPVWDRTSLLGPRDPPRVEAPIHEFLSLEKGFSSYSEETGPVLMECFNVSDECLQKFKAALFERCGLKFTTFEALGAFIWRAKVKASKISGEEKVKFAYAINMRKQVKPPLPAGYWGNGCVPMYAQLSAKELVEKPIWETAQLINKSKSRATDEYVRSFIDFQHLHYGEGITAGKGVSGFTDWRHLGHSTVDFGWGGPVTVLPLSRNLLGSVEPCFFLPYSSVSAGRKDGFKVLVNLRESAMPAFKEEMKEFGNHEFGLSRY, encoded by the exons ATGCAAGTCAAAATCTCACACACCGCCTTAGTATCTCCCACCACACCACCATTCCACGAAGACCACACCCTCCCTCTTTCCCATCTTGACACCGACCCCAACCTCCACGTCACCTTCCGCTACCTCCGCACCTACCTCAACACCGCCAcctccgccgccgccgccgTCGTTAACGACCCTTTCCAAGTCATTTCCGCCGCACTCTCCGCCGCTCTCGTCCACTACTACCCTCTCGCCGCTACTCTCCGGCAAAACCACCTCTTTTGCAGTGTTAAAAACCTGACCGTCCCGCTCATCCACGCCACCGTGGGTGACACCACCCTCGAATCTCTCAACTACCTCGACGACAACCCGGATACCCACTTTCTCGAGCGGTTGGTGCCCGACCCGGATCAGGAAGAGAGGCTTGTGAACCCGTGCGTGCTACAGGTCACGGTGTTCAAGTGTGGTGGGTTTACTCTCGGGGCCGCAATACACCACTCGCTGTGTGATGGACTCGGCGCGACTCAGTTCTTCAACGTTATGGCCGAGTTGGCTCGTGGGGCGACTCGGATTTCGGTTGAACCGGTGTGGGATCGGACGAGTCTGTTGGGACCCAGAGACCCGCCGAGAGTTGAGGCACCGATTCATGAGTTCTTGAGTTTGGAGAAGGGGTTTTCATCGTACAGTGAGGAGACTGGTCCGGTTTTGATGGAGTGCTTTAATGTGAGTGATGAGTGCTTGCAAAAATTCAAGGCCGCGCTGTTTGAACGGTGTGGATTGAAATTCACCACTTTTGAAGCTTTGGGTGCTTTCATATGGCGAGCCAA GGTTAAAGCCTCAAAAATTTCAGGCGAAGAGAAGGTGAAGTTTGCTTATGCAATCAATATGAGAAAACAGGTAAAGCCACCACTACCTGCCGGTTACTGGGGTAATGGCTGTGTTCCAATGTACGCGCAGCTTAGCGCCAAAGAGTTGGTAGAGAAACCTATTTGGGAAACAGCACAGCTGATCAACAAGAGCAAAAGCAGAGCCACTGATGAATACGTTCGCTCATTTATTGACTTCCAGCATCTGCATTATGGAGAAGGGATCACAGCAGGAAAAGGAGTGAGTGGATTCACAGATTGGAGGCACTTAGGCCACTCAACTGTTGATTTTGGTTGGGGTGGTCCTGTAACAGTTTTGccactctcaagaaaccttcTTGGAAGTGTTGAGCCTTGCTTTTTCTTACCTTATTCTTCGGTGAGTGCTGGAAGGAAGGATGGTTTCAAGGTGTTAGTGAATTTGCGAGAGAGTGCCATGCCTGCTTTCAAGGAAGAGATGAAGGAGTTTGGCAACCACGAGTTTGGGCTGTCTAGATATTAA